A window of the Lysinibacillus irui genome harbors these coding sequences:
- a CDS encoding MFS transporter gives MNNQLNVANPIYPIMIAIGVAHLINDTMQAVIPAMFPIFKSELGLTFTQIGLISFVLNIFASALQPIVGFVSDKKPMPYALPIGMISSFIAIAIIAFTTQYWIILIAVLFLGFGSAIFHPEGSRVSFMAAGSKRGLAQSIYQVGGNSGQALAPLISAYIFDIFGQRGAAIVLVAATFGIILLSKIAGWYKKQLEQEREAKKKRVLVSSLPPLTKKQVGIALTLLFTIIFARSFYTTNITSFYVFYLMDHYDVSLRLGQILIFLFMAFGVVGTFFGGSLSDRIGRKNVIILSVAVPMPFCLALPYVPLWAAMIFLVIIGTLIMISFSVTVVYAQELVPTKIGTMAGLTTGFAFGMGAIGAMVIGVLMDHKGIDFTMIVVSLLPLLLLVAFFLPKDKPASPVV, from the coding sequence ATGAATAATCAATTAAATGTGGCAAATCCTATCTATCCAATAATGATTGCAATAGGTGTTGCTCACCTAATCAATGATACGATGCAAGCAGTAATACCAGCGATGTTTCCGATATTCAAAAGTGAGTTAGGACTGACCTTCACACAAATTGGACTCATATCATTTGTCTTAAATATATTTGCTTCTGCCTTACAGCCTATTGTAGGGTTTGTCAGCGATAAAAAGCCAATGCCATATGCGTTACCGATAGGAATGATAAGTTCTTTTATAGCCATTGCTATTATTGCGTTCACAACACAGTATTGGATTATTCTTATTGCAGTATTATTTTTAGGCTTTGGTTCGGCAATTTTTCACCCAGAGGGATCTAGAGTATCATTTATGGCAGCAGGCTCTAAAAGGGGACTTGCTCAATCTATTTATCAAGTTGGAGGAAACTCAGGGCAAGCTCTTGCACCATTGATTAGCGCCTATATTTTTGATATTTTTGGTCAGCGTGGTGCAGCAATCGTATTAGTGGCGGCAACTTTTGGAATTATATTATTAAGTAAGATTGCAGGATGGTATAAGAAACAATTGGAGCAAGAACGTGAGGCGAAGAAAAAACGTGTTTTAGTTTCATCATTGCCACCTTTAACAAAGAAACAAGTAGGGATTGCTTTAACTTTATTGTTTACTATTATTTTTGCGCGATCATTTTATACAACAAATATAACAAGCTTTTACGTCTTTTATCTGATGGATCATTATGATGTCAGTCTACGACTAGGGCAAATACTTATTTTCCTCTTCATGGCATTTGGGGTAGTAGGTACATTTTTCGGCGGCTCTTTGTCTGACAGGATTGGGAGGAAAAACGTCATCATCCTTTCTGTTGCAGTACCAATGCCATTTTGTTTAGCATTACCTTATGTGCCATTATGGGCTGCTATGATCTTTTTAGTCATTATCGGTACATTGATTATGATTAGCTTCTCCGTGACAGTGGTCTATGCACAGGAACTCGTCCCTACAAAAATTGGCACAATGGCTGGCTTAACGACAGGCTTTGCCTTTGGTATGGGAGCAATAGGTGCGATGGTTATCGGTGTATTAATGGATCATAAGGGTATTGATTTTACAATGATAGTTGTTTCGTTATTACCTTTATTATTGTTAGTTGCTTTCTTCTTACCGAAGGATAAACCCGCATCTCCTGTAGTTTAA
- a CDS encoding Na+/H+ antiporter subunit A, with product MVTVLIAILLPFVCAALIPLLYRRLRRVTHLGWFVLSVPFILFVLLARYIPQIAEGKTFIHTYEWIPSFNINFTTYLDGLSMIFGLLITGVGSLVILYSIFYLSTKESLHHFYCYLLLFMGAMLGVVFSDNLMILYTFWELTSVSSFLLIAFWHHRKASRAGAKKAMMITVFGGLSMLAGFLMLYVASNTFSVREIVANVEVIRDHALFTPALILILLGAFTKSAQFPFHIWLPDAMEAPTPVSAYLHSATMVKAGIYLVARFSPIFGGESIWFWLVSVIGLVTLFWGSFNAVRQTDLKALLAFSTVSQLGLIMSLFGLGSVGHYYGYAESSIVYTQASFAALFHLVNHSTFKGALFMMVGIVDHEVGTRDIRRLGGLMSLMPVTFTIAVIGSFSMAGLPPFNGFLSKEMFFAAVLAIRDVEAFSIADVGLFFPFIAWVASIFTFVYSMILIFRTFLGKLQPEKMDRKPHEAPFGMLISPIILCLLVVGIFFFPNVLGHYILEPAMASIYPTFPSSSELTPHIHAWHGINAELWMTLGVIIIGIILFKTLKSWKPLYRIFSQKYTFNTYYNRLIEISENGSEKLTRKYMTGNLTHYFVYIYVFFIALIAGYFIWSDAMTFHFDMDSVIESYELILVFVMIFAAVWMIFAKGRVTAMLLNGVLGYSIAFFFVIFRAPDLALTQLVVESVTTALFLLCFKYLPDLMPEAPPKRVQWSKAVISIFVGATVTMVGFAVVHYDRFEPVSTYFNDAYELAGGSNIVNTILGDFRAFDTMLEVVVLLIAGLGVYTLTKLKPRKEEADREN from the coding sequence TTGGTTACAGTTCTCATTGCGATACTTTTGCCATTTGTTTGTGCTGCTCTAATCCCATTGCTTTATAGGCGACTAAGGCGTGTTACACATCTTGGCTGGTTTGTTTTATCCGTTCCATTCATCTTGTTTGTTTTACTCGCGCGCTATATTCCTCAAATTGCCGAGGGTAAGACGTTTATCCATACATATGAGTGGATTCCCTCTTTTAATATAAATTTCACAACTTATCTTGATGGACTCAGTATGATTTTTGGCTTGCTGATTACAGGAGTAGGTAGTTTAGTCATTTTATATTCTATTTTTTATTTATCAACGAAAGAATCTCTTCATCATTTTTACTGCTATTTATTACTATTCATGGGCGCTATGCTTGGCGTTGTTTTTTCAGATAACTTAATGATATTATACACATTTTGGGAATTAACAAGTGTGTCATCATTCCTATTAATTGCATTTTGGCATCATAGAAAGGCATCACGTGCAGGAGCAAAAAAAGCAATGATGATTACAGTCTTTGGCGGACTATCAATGCTTGCAGGCTTCTTAATGCTCTATGTAGCTTCCAATACATTTAGTGTTCGTGAAATTGTGGCCAATGTAGAAGTTATACGTGATCATGCACTATTTACTCCCGCACTAATTTTAATTTTATTAGGGGCTTTTACGAAATCGGCACAATTTCCATTCCATATCTGGTTACCTGATGCAATGGAAGCGCCAACTCCAGTTAGTGCTTACTTACACTCAGCCACGATGGTTAAAGCAGGTATTTATTTAGTTGCGCGTTTTTCTCCAATCTTTGGTGGAGAATCAATCTGGTTCTGGCTAGTGAGCGTTATCGGTTTAGTAACGTTATTCTGGGGCTCCTTTAATGCTGTTCGACAAACGGACTTAAAAGCTTTATTAGCCTTTTCTACAGTAAGTCAGCTAGGCTTAATTATGAGTCTATTTGGCCTTGGGTCTGTTGGACATTATTATGGCTATGCAGAAAGCTCGATTGTGTATACACAAGCAAGCTTTGCGGCACTATTTCATCTTGTCAATCACTCTACATTCAAAGGTGCTTTATTTATGATGGTTGGAATTGTCGATCATGAAGTAGGGACACGAGATATCCGTCGTCTTGGTGGTTTAATGTCTTTGATGCCTGTAACTTTTACAATTGCAGTAATCGGAAGCTTCTCAATGGCAGGATTACCGCCGTTTAATGGTTTCCTAAGTAAAGAAATGTTTTTTGCAGCTGTATTGGCTATAAGGGATGTAGAAGCTTTCTCTATTGCTGATGTAGGTTTATTTTTCCCATTCATAGCATGGGTGGCAAGTATCTTTACCTTTGTTTATAGTATGATTTTAATTTTCCGTACATTTTTGGGTAAACTACAGCCTGAAAAAATGGATCGAAAACCACACGAAGCCCCATTTGGCATGTTAATTTCACCCATTATTTTATGTTTATTAGTAGTCGGTATCTTTTTCTTCCCAAATGTGCTCGGCCACTATATTTTAGAGCCTGCAATGGCAAGTATTTATCCTACATTTCCGTCCTCAAGTGAATTAACGCCACATATTCATGCATGGCACGGCATTAATGCAGAGTTATGGATGACGTTAGGTGTCATTATTATCGGTATTATCTTATTTAAAACATTAAAAAGTTGGAAGCCACTGTATCGTATATTTTCTCAAAAGTATACGTTTAACACATACTACAATCGATTGATCGAAATTAGTGAAAATGGCTCTGAGAAGCTCACTCGTAAATATATGACTGGCAATTTAACGCATTATTTTGTCTATATATATGTATTTTTCATTGCGCTTATAGCTGGCTACTTTATATGGTCAGATGCAATGACCTTTCATTTTGACATGGACTCGGTCATTGAGTCTTACGAGTTAATTCTTGTGTTTGTTATGATATTTGCGGCTGTTTGGATGATATTTGCAAAGGGCCGGGTTACAGCGATGTTGTTAAATGGTGTTTTAGGCTATTCCATTGCATTTTTCTTTGTTATTTTCCGTGCTCCAGATTTGGCTTTAACACAATTAGTTGTTGAATCGGTAACAACCGCTCTATTCCTTCTATGTTTTAAATATTTACCGGATTTAATGCCTGAAGCGCCTCCTAAAAGGGTGCAATGGTCAAAAGCGGTGATTTCTATTTTTGTTGGGGCAACCGTAACGATGGTTGGATTCGCAGTAGTGCACTACGACCGCTTTGAGCCAGTGTCCACTTATTTTAATGATGCCTATGAGTTAGCAGGTGGTTCCAATATTGTTAATACAATTTTAGGGGATTTCCGTGCCTTTGATACAATGCTTGAGGTTGTGGTTCTTCTGATTGCTGGCTTAGGGGTTTATACATTAACGAAGCTTAAGCCACGAAAGGAGGAAGCGGATCGTGAAAATTAA
- a CDS encoding CBS domain-containing protein — MGTENSDRFLTAFNRIDHRLRDIVGIKDFMPFYRLIDQAKKKEVLVKKYEDDLRSYADLRNAIVHHRTALNYVIAEPHTDVVERIEYIDATLAKPMLVGQMFRKRVFVFQENDSLAHVLKVIRQRKYTQFPVYYNRQFKGLITTVGITNWLASKMGGDHLPKGIPTLYDILMHEKNRVNYKFVSRYITIYEAEEIFKQGVERGRRFEALLITEHGKPHQKLIGIITPLDIVKID, encoded by the coding sequence GTGGGAACTGAAAATTCCGATCGTTTTCTGACAGCGTTTAATCGGATAGACCATAGATTAAGAGATATTGTAGGCATAAAGGATTTTATGCCATTTTATCGGCTTATTGATCAAGCGAAGAAAAAAGAGGTATTAGTGAAAAAATATGAAGATGATTTACGCTCATACGCTGATTTGCGAAATGCCATTGTACATCATCGTACGGCTTTAAACTATGTTATTGCAGAACCACATACTGATGTTGTAGAAAGAATTGAATACATAGATGCTACTCTTGCTAAGCCTATGCTTGTAGGGCAAATGTTTCGAAAGAGAGTCTTTGTTTTTCAAGAGAATGATTCACTAGCACATGTCTTAAAAGTAATTCGCCAACGAAAATATACACAGTTCCCTGTCTATTATAATCGACAATTTAAAGGACTTATCACAACCGTAGGAATCACCAATTGGCTTGCTTCAAAGATGGGTGGCGATCATTTACCGAAAGGTATTCCGACGTTGTATGATATTTTAATGCATGAGAAAAATAGGGTGAATTATAAATTCGTCAGTAGATACATTACGATTTATGAGGCAGAGGAAATATTTAAACAGGGAGTAGAAAGAGGTAGGCGTTTTGAGGCATTATTAATAACGGAGCATGGCAAACCACATCAAAAATTAATTGGAATTATTACACCATTAGATATTGTTAAAATTGATTAA
- a CDS encoding Na+/H+ antiporter subunit E, which produces MAMQFILNLFIATLWLLLQDEVTPQFSTFLMGFIVGVGILYAMHRFYGTQFYLRRVFSIIKLLWLFNWELFLSSYSVLRQITTPKLTITPGIFTYKTVLKGDWEITALALLLTLTPGSVVMEVSEEGDVFYIHAMDIEQSKDAVIRSIGKFEQAIMEVTR; this is translated from the coding sequence ATGGCAATGCAGTTTATATTGAATTTATTTATTGCAACACTTTGGTTACTCTTACAGGATGAAGTGACACCCCAATTTTCGACATTTTTAATGGGCTTTATCGTAGGAGTGGGTATTTTATATGCTATGCACCGTTTTTATGGCACCCAATTTTACTTGCGACGAGTATTTTCCATTATAAAGTTATTATGGCTTTTTAATTGGGAGCTATTTTTATCAAGCTATAGCGTATTAAGACAAATTACAACGCCAAAGCTTACTATTACACCTGGTATTTTCACTTATAAAACAGTATTAAAGGGTGATTGGGAAATTACAGCACTTGCATTATTGCTTACACTAACACCAGGTTCTGTCGTTATGGAAGTATCAGAAGAGGGGGATGTTTTTTATATTCATGCCATGGATATTGAACAGTCCAAAGATGCTGTCATACGCTCTATTGGGAAATTTGAACAAGCAATAATGGAGGTGACACGTTAA
- a CDS encoding MerR family transcriptional regulator yields the protein MVILLTIHTVSKQTGISVRTLRYYEEIGLLLPTTRTDGGHRIYGENELKTLQQIVFLKALGFKLKEIQTLLHNTWDWEASLDQQLAFLIEEQRKLQQMENAIHGLKNASAIEGGLTESLIQKFIQLSNRDQGNKQALCKQIFAAAEIELLQKLPNVNRNDPNTLEWIGLLGQLEQLSNESPEAVSVQNIIKRMMEKSQVEFEGNEEFLEKMWAIRKSPQKSEQIGLYPLEEDFLHFIEQAFHVYETKKAFGDPKYEQ from the coding sequence ATGGTTATTTTGCTTACGATTCACACTGTATCAAAACAAACTGGTATATCTGTTCGAACATTACGTTATTATGAGGAGATCGGATTATTACTTCCAACAACAAGGACTGATGGAGGACATAGGATTTATGGTGAGAATGAACTGAAAACACTACAGCAAATCGTATTTTTAAAAGCATTAGGATTTAAATTAAAAGAAATTCAAACACTTCTTCATAATACATGGGATTGGGAAGCTAGCTTAGATCAGCAATTAGCTTTTCTAATAGAAGAGCAAAGAAAACTTCAACAGATGGAGAACGCTATACACGGATTAAAGAATGCTTCAGCTATTGAGGGAGGGTTAACTGAGTCTCTTATTCAAAAATTTATTCAGCTTTCCAATCGAGATCAAGGGAACAAGCAAGCATTGTGTAAGCAAATTTTTGCAGCAGCCGAAATAGAACTTCTTCAAAAACTTCCTAATGTCAATCGTAATGACCCCAATACTTTAGAATGGATTGGTTTGTTAGGTCAGTTAGAACAACTTAGTAATGAGAGCCCTGAAGCAGTTTCAGTACAGAACATTATTAAACGAATGATGGAAAAGTCACAAGTAGAATTCGAAGGAAATGAAGAATTTTTAGAAAAAATGTGGGCAATACGTAAGTCTCCTCAAAAATCTGAACAGATTGGATTATATCCCTTAGAGGAGGATTTTCTGCATTTTATCGAACAGGCTTTCCATGTTTATGAAACAAAAAAGGCATTCGGTGATCCTAAGTATGAGCAATGA
- a CDS encoding Na(+)/H(+) antiporter subunit B: MKINDVILRTVTKAVVFIILTLGVYLFFAGHHAPGGGFIGGLVLASGIVLLYLAYDIETVHKGMPFDFKKVAALGVFLATGTAIGALFFDVPFLTQTYTYIDVPIFGKMGFSTVTIFEAGVALTVVGVVVTIILSISEDE, translated from the coding sequence GTGAAAATTAATGATGTGATATTAAGGACAGTCACAAAGGCAGTCGTGTTCATTATTTTAACACTTGGCGTGTACTTGTTCTTTGCTGGTCATCATGCTCCAGGTGGTGGCTTTATAGGGGGCCTTGTGTTAGCTTCTGGCATTGTTTTATTATATCTCGCTTATGATATAGAGACTGTTCATAAAGGAATGCCTTTCGATTTTAAAAAGGTTGCTGCTCTTGGTGTTTTTCTTGCGACTGGAACGGCAATTGGTGCATTGTTTTTCGATGTGCCATTTTTAACGCAGACATATACGTATATAGATGTTCCGATATTTGGAAAAATGGGCTTTTCAACCGTAACTATTTTTGAAGCGGGTGTCGCATTAACGGTTGTAGGTGTTGTTGTAACAATTATTTTAAGTATAAGTGAGGATGAGTAG
- a CDS encoding adenine nucleotide alpha hydrolase family protein produces MKHVKGRLDESILVCVYYGLNGERLIRRGHKMASMLDCPLYILSVDSQPLDAFDAEKSSYIEQWKKLSDELEVEKFILQDNEKRPIQKVIAEVAKNYGISQIIVGQSAQSRWEEITKGSFLNVLLKEVPFVDFHIVAVQRPTDDDANETYEKGVRAYLIKEQEDFKVAFTCPKYVSIEGIFFKEIGTDFDNGIFKFTYNDKMHEVHISEGYVIDQEKLPAEFLAPLRQ; encoded by the coding sequence ATGAAGCATGTAAAAGGGCGTTTGGATGAAAGTATATTAGTTTGCGTTTACTACGGCTTAAATGGCGAACGTTTAATACGTCGTGGTCACAAGATGGCCTCCATGCTAGATTGCCCACTCTATATTCTTTCAGTCGATTCGCAACCCCTTGATGCATTTGACGCAGAGAAATCTAGTTATATTGAGCAGTGGAAGAAGTTATCAGATGAACTAGAGGTTGAAAAATTTATTTTGCAAGATAATGAAAAACGCCCCATACAGAAAGTAATTGCAGAAGTCGCAAAAAATTATGGAATTTCTCAAATTATCGTAGGGCAAAGCGCTCAAAGCAGGTGGGAGGAAATTACTAAAGGTTCTTTCCTCAACGTTCTGTTAAAAGAAGTTCCTTTTGTGGATTTTCATATTGTTGCTGTTCAACGTCCAACAGATGATGATGCAAATGAAACATACGAAAAAGGAGTACGTGCTTACTTAATTAAAGAGCAGGAAGACTTCAAAGTAGCCTTTACATGCCCTAAATATGTATCAATTGAAGGGATATTTTTCAAGGAAATCGGCACAGATTTTGATAATGGCATTTTCAAGTTCACTTACAACGATAAAATGCATGAAGTCCATATTTCAGAAGGCTATGTGATCGATCAAGAGAAGCTTCCTGCCGAATTTTTAGCCCCATTAAGACAATAA
- a CDS encoding Na+/H+ antiporter subunit G codes for MNVNQMIEWAAVILILIGSIVSMISAFGMIRLPDVYTRSHAATKSSTLSVLTCLLGAFIYFWVHDGFVSVRLILGILFVFVTAPVAGHLICRAAYRSRVPLAEGSGEDKLKAKLFKEEK; via the coding sequence TTGAACGTAAATCAAATGATTGAGTGGGCAGCAGTCATCCTTATTCTTATAGGTTCAATTGTGAGTATGATTAGTGCATTTGGTATGATTCGCTTACCAGATGTCTATACACGATCACATGCTGCTACCAAAAGCTCCACGTTATCAGTATTAACATGCCTATTAGGTGCATTTATTTACTTTTGGGTGCATGATGGCTTTGTCAGTGTACGTTTAATTTTAGGTATTCTATTCGTCTTTGTGACAGCTCCCGTCGCAGGACATTTAATTTGTCGGGCCGCCTATCGTTCTCGCGTTCCATTAGCAGAAGGCTCTGGAGAGGATAAGCTAAAAGCTAAGCTATTTAAAGAAGAAAAATAA
- a CDS encoding Na+/H+ antiporter subunit D: MSNMIVLPLIVPVITAILLVFLKEHVILQRIISLLTLSFIVIISIILLLEIQEQGVMRIDFSGWAPPFGISFVADSFAILLVLVANLVAVICMLYAIFTMELGYEKMYFYPFTLLMVAGVNGSFLTGDIFNLFVCFEVMLLASYALISLGGEKIQLREALKYVLINIVASWIFLVALAFLYGTVGTLNMAHISVRVMEAGANPLITTVALIFLIVFSLKAGLLLFFWLPGSYSVPPTAIAALFAALLTKVGIYALVRTFTLLFPNNTEVTHMALGIMAGITIVAGCIGALSGRDVRTIASYNVLIGVGFIVTGLAIGTESALQGVIYYLMHDMVAKAMLFLAVGMMIYVTGETVIDKMSGLIRNYPFFGWMFFIAMCSLAGIPPLSGFLGKVLIGQGAIEGGHFVLLGLGFFSSLIVLYSLLRIFLSSFFGETIISLEDEKPLPKRILLPITLLAACTIGLGIGAEKLAPFVTDAAETLYTPSIYIDAVLDGELWQGEVNK, translated from the coding sequence ATGAGTAATATGATTGTTTTACCATTAATTGTACCGGTAATTACTGCCATTTTACTGGTATTTTTAAAAGAGCATGTTATTTTACAACGCATCATTAGTTTACTGACTTTAAGCTTTATCGTTATTATTAGCATCATTTTATTACTAGAGATTCAAGAGCAAGGTGTGATGCGAATTGATTTTAGTGGTTGGGCACCACCTTTTGGTATATCGTTTGTTGCAGATTCTTTTGCAATATTATTAGTATTAGTGGCCAATCTTGTAGCTGTTATTTGTATGCTATATGCAATTTTTACAATGGAGCTTGGATATGAAAAGATGTATTTTTATCCATTTACTCTGCTTATGGTTGCAGGGGTTAATGGTTCATTTTTAACAGGGGATATTTTTAACTTATTTGTATGCTTTGAAGTAATGTTGCTCGCTTCTTATGCATTGATCAGTCTAGGTGGCGAAAAAATTCAACTACGAGAAGCATTAAAATATGTGTTAATTAATATTGTTGCTTCTTGGATTTTCTTAGTAGCTTTAGCCTTTCTATATGGTACAGTTGGTACTTTAAATATGGCCCATATTTCTGTTCGTGTCATGGAGGCAGGAGCGAATCCTCTCATTACAACAGTGGCGCTAATATTCTTAATCGTCTTTAGCTTGAAGGCTGGACTTTTATTATTCTTCTGGTTGCCTGGCTCCTATAGTGTACCACCAACTGCCATAGCGGCTTTATTTGCGGCATTATTAACAAAGGTTGGGATATATGCACTTGTGCGGACGTTTACATTGCTTTTCCCTAATAACACTGAAGTGACACACATGGCTCTTGGTATAATGGCAGGGATAACGATCGTAGCAGGTTGTATCGGTGCTCTATCAGGGCGCGATGTTAGAACGATTGCTTCATACAATGTGCTCATTGGAGTTGGATTTATAGTCACTGGTTTAGCGATTGGTACAGAGTCTGCTTTACAAGGTGTTATCTATTATTTAATGCATGATATGGTTGCTAAGGCAATGCTTTTTTTAGCAGTGGGCATGATGATTTATGTTACGGGGGAAACGGTCATAGATAAAATGAGTGGGCTTATCCGGAATTATCCCTTTTTTGGATGGATGTTCTTCATCGCCATGTGCTCATTAGCAGGTATACCCCCTTTAAGTGGCTTTTTAGGGAAAGTTTTAATCGGACAAGGAGCAATAGAAGGAGGCCATTTTGTTCTATTAGGTCTAGGATTTTTCTCTAGTTTAATTGTTTTGTATTCACTGCTGCGAATATTCCTCTCCTCCTTTTTTGGAGAAACCATTATTAGCTTGGAAGATGAAAAGCCATTACCCAAGCGAATTTTGCTACCTATAACATTACTGGCTGCTTGTACAATTGGCTTAGGAATTGGAGCAGAGAAATTGGCTCCTTTTGTAACGGATGCGGCAGAAACACTTTATACGCCTTCCATTTATATTGATGCAGTATTAGATGGGGAACTATGGCAAGGTGAGGTGAATAAATAA
- a CDS encoding Na(+)/H(+) antiporter subunit C, translated as MESLILVLVGILVAVATYLILSKQLLRVILGTAVLSHAAHLLILTMGGLKKGDVPLLGESEGPYTDALPQALILTAIVISFAVTAFVLVLGYRAYKTNGSGNFDEMRGTPDE; from the coding sequence ATGGAATCTTTAATACTTGTTTTAGTCGGTATATTAGTAGCTGTTGCGACGTACTTAATCCTCTCTAAGCAGTTATTGCGTGTAATTTTAGGAACAGCTGTTTTATCTCATGCTGCCCACTTACTGATTCTGACAATGGGAGGTCTTAAAAAAGGGGATGTACCGTTATTAGGGGAATCAGAGGGTCCTTATACAGATGCATTACCACAGGCATTAATTTTAACAGCCATTGTTATTAGCTTTGCTGTTACAGCTTTTGTTCTCGTTTTAGGCTATCGAGCGTACAAAACAAATGGATCAGGTAATTTTGATGAAATGAGAGGTACGCCGGATGAGTAA
- a CDS encoding GAP family protein: MSNEILLLVGALALLDMFSPSIIGVTVYLLLVAKKHQLRLVLTYLITVALFYFSTGIFLMLGLDVIFDPLANLLSSYSARLTMTIVGGILFIGSWLVPKKKTTGAPRPKTLHVSAMIALGFTTSILEVATALPYFAAIGILTSHHLSFYEWLPILAGYNLMMITPGIILLCFHLLFRRYMHQPLRKIQSLFDQSTSSALSWIMFFVGLILLINGGMI, translated from the coding sequence ATGAGCAATGAAATACTGTTGTTGGTTGGCGCTTTAGCTTTATTAGATATGTTTAGTCCCTCTATTATTGGTGTTACCGTCTATTTATTACTTGTGGCTAAAAAGCACCAATTGCGACTTGTCCTTACCTATTTGATAACTGTTGCACTATTTTACTTTAGCACTGGCATTTTTCTAATGCTGGGTCTAGATGTCATATTTGATCCACTCGCTAATTTGCTAAGCAGCTACTCTGCTCGTTTAACCATGACCATTGTGGGCGGAATTTTATTCATAGGTAGTTGGCTAGTACCAAAGAAAAAGACAACGGGAGCACCTAGACCAAAAACTTTACATGTTAGTGCTATGATAGCCCTAGGTTTCACTACCTCTATTTTAGAAGTTGCAACAGCTCTCCCTTACTTTGCAGCAATTGGCATTTTAACGAGCCATCATTTATCGTTCTATGAATGGTTACCAATATTGGCAGGTTACAATTTGATGATGATTACACCTGGAATCATCCTGCTTTGTTTCCATCTTTTATTCCGTCGATATATGCATCAGCCCTTAAGAAAAATTCAATCACTTTTTGATCAAAGTACAAGTTCTGCCCTTTCATGGATTATGTTTTTTGTTGGCCTAATTTTGTTAATCAATGGTGGCATGATCTAA
- a CDS encoding YetF domain-containing protein yields MESFIHAHFWEMILRTTLSFFVLLILARILGKKQLGQLTFFHYITGITFGSIASEIASQEETPFLDGMISLIWWSALTYLMTIITIKSKKARVLIDDKPTIVVQNGLILESALKKNRLHMDELTMMLREQAIFSVQDVQYALLETNGKLSVLQKTSEQVATKQDVKADVSPPTYLPTEVISDGQLIKENIVELELTEDWVMKKLKKQNVQSVEDVFFAQVQTNGSLYISLKDKARHSSP; encoded by the coding sequence ATGGAAAGCTTTATTCATGCTCATTTTTGGGAAATGATTCTTCGAACAACGCTTTCATTTTTTGTCTTACTTATTCTGGCTCGTATCCTTGGGAAGAAGCAATTAGGTCAACTAACGTTCTTCCATTATATTACGGGTATCACATTTGGATCGATTGCCTCAGAAATTGCCTCACAAGAAGAAACGCCTTTTTTAGACGGTATGATTTCCCTTATTTGGTGGAGTGCTTTAACTTATTTAATGACCATTATTACAATTAAGTCTAAAAAGGCACGCGTACTGATTGATGACAAGCCTACGATTGTTGTACAAAATGGTCTTATTTTAGAATCAGCTTTAAAGAAAAATCGTTTGCATATGGACGAACTAACAATGATGCTACGAGAGCAAGCCATTTTCTCTGTACAGGACGTCCAGTACGCATTGCTTGAAACAAACGGGAAGCTTAGTGTGCTGCAAAAAACATCTGAACAAGTTGCTACGAAGCAGGATGTTAAAGCAGATGTTTCGCCACCTACCTATTTACCTACTGAGGTTATTTCTGATGGTCAGCTTATTAAGGAGAATATAGTGGAGCTTGAGTTAACAGAAGACTGGGTAATGAAAAAGTTAAAAAAGCAAAACGTGCAGTCAGTTGAGGATGTCTTTTTTGCACAAGTTCAAACAAATGGTTCCTTATATATCAGCTTAAAAGATAAAGCGAGACATTCAAGCCCATAA
- a CDS encoding Na(+)/H(+) antiporter subunit F1 encodes MIDNILLLALAFFSISIALSLYRVIRGPSMPDRAIALDTIGVNLLSAIAIVSIILKTKAYLEAILILGILAFIGTIAFTKYIERGVIVERKSND; translated from the coding sequence ATGATTGATAATATTTTACTTTTAGCACTGGCTTTCTTTAGTATCTCCATTGCATTATCGCTGTACCGTGTTATTCGTGGTCCATCAATGCCTGATCGAGCTATAGCTCTTGATACAATTGGCGTAAATCTATTATCAGCCATTGCCATCGTATCAATAATTTTAAAAACAAAGGCATACCTAGAAGCTATTCTTATTTTAGGTATATTAGCGTTTATTGGAACAATTGCCTTTACAAAATATATAGAAAGAGGTGTGATTGTTGAACGTAAATCAAATGATTGA